GTTGTCGTCGTACAACTGACCACGTTTGTGGACGGGCGATTTGTTGAAGAGCTGGCCCGATCTGTCAATAAGCCTGTGATCGTTTGGGCCGTTCGTGAACCTGTGATGGGCAAGACACAACGTCTGTCCCTCAATTCGTTGACCGGGGCCAACATGGCGGGACACACACTGATGAAGCTGTCCCGGCGGTTCCACTTTATCTTCGGCGCCGTTCATGAACCGGCGCTGACGAAACAATTTGTTGAAAAGCTGCGGATGGAACAGGTCGTAGATGACATCCATCACTTTACGGTTGCCATGCTTGGGGACATACCGGACGGGTTTGATTTCAGCTTACCGAGTCAACGGATCCAAGAACAGTTGGGAATGCGGATCATTCATCTCGATCTCACCGCAACATTTCAAAGAGCACTCGAGTTGGATGATCGGGTTATTGCGGAAATCTTGCAAAGCGTTCGATCTCGTATTGCTAAATTGGGGGAATTACCCCAGGAGAGTGTAGTCAAGTTCGCAAAAATGCATCACACGCTCTTGGGGGAACTCCGTGCTCACAATGCCCAAGCGGTGGCTGTAAGGTGTTGGCCGGAATTTTTCACGCAGTTTGGGGCGGCGGCCTGTTCGACCCTGTCAATCCTCACGGAAGATGGGTTTATGGGTGCATGTGAAGCGGATGTGCTCGGGGCACTGTCCATGCACGTGTTGAGCCGTTTGACAGCGTCACCTGCGTATTTGGGCGATTTGGTGGAGATCGATGAAGAAACTGGGAGTGTTGTGTTTTGGCACTGTGGCGCAGGAGCACCTACACTTGCACGTTCGGACACGGGGGCTCAGGCAGGTGTTCATCCGAACAGGCAGATCGGATTTACCATGGAATTCGGTCTAAAGCCAGGGGAGGTGACCATTTTTCGCATCGGCGAAACGGCCGACGGCAACGTGCGAGTCCTCGTTGGGAAAGGTCGTGTACTTGATGTGCCGCAACGTTTTTTCGGGACGTCTGCCAAGGTCCGACTCGATGGAACCGGTGAAGTGCTAAAGCGTGTCCAGCGTGTGTTTGAAACGGGTATGGAGCCGCACTACGCAATGGCCTACGGTGACGTTGTCGACCAACTGAGTTGGCTCTGTGACCACCTCAACATTCCTGTGACGTATTTCTGATCTGTTCGCGAAAGGAGGAACGGCCTTGAAGGTAGCCATTGGTCAGTTTGGTGGACCTACACCCGTTCTCAACGCCTCTTCACTTGGACCACTTGACGAAGCGGATTAAGGAGGAAATTCGCGACAAGGGCAGCGCCCTCATCGTCGTGGCTGAAGGCGTGTCGTTGCCCGGCGGTGACGTTTTGACGCAGGCGGGCAAGAAGGGGGGCAGTTCGGCTGATTTCGTGTTTGGCGGTGTAGGGGCGTGGATTGCGCGGTACATTCGCCAACGGCTGCACGTTCACGTACGCTACGAAAACCTCGGTTTACTGCCAAGGTGTTGTTCAAGAACGGCTACGGGGCGTGATCGGGACGAGGCTAGAGAACTTGGCGCCAGCGGCGGAAAAGCTGTTCTGCAGGGAGAATCCGGACACATGGTTGGATTGGTGGGTCCCACGCCTGATGGTGAAGACCTGACGGTTACTTCTATCCCACTGCGTGCTGTGGCCGGCATTGAACGCCCCTTGCCGGCACATTTTCAAGATTTGGGTCCCGCTTTTCAGAGCTGGTTGCGTCCGCTTTTAGATTGGGACCAATTTGCTTCGTACCACAGATTGTTTCGGGAGAGGTGAATGCATCGTGCCCCTTTATACCGGTACCATTCTCAAACGAGCATACGAAGAACGTTATGCCGTGCCCGCCTTCAGCGTTCACAATTACGCAATGATTGAAGCCGTCGTCGAGGAAGCAAGGGAGTTGCAGGTCCCCGTGCTCATCCAAATCGGTCAAAGGGCCATTCGCTACGGTCAAATGCGCTCCCTGCAAAACCATATTGCCCTGCAAGCCGCGGTGTCACCATATCCTGTCGTCAGCCATCTCGATCACTGCCACGACTTCGAACAAATCATTGAAGCGCTGCGGGCGGGTTTGACTTCCTGCATGATCGACGCGTCTATGCGCACGCTTGACGAAAACATCCTGCTAACGAGAAAAGTCGTCGAGGCTTGCCACGCAGTTGGGGTTCCTGTGGAAGGCGAGTTAGGTGCCATTGG
This is a stretch of genomic DNA from Alicyclobacillus dauci. It encodes these proteins:
- a CDS encoding L-fucose/L-arabinose isomerase family protein; its protein translation is MFSCESIPRIGFLGFGRKTFDMTLAQTALHDSIGYLNDIATVSRAVDQLVTDPASVSEAVRGWEEDIDVVVVQLTTFVDGRFVEELARSVNKPVIVWAVREPVMGKTQRLSLNSLTGANMAGHTLMKLSRRFHFIFGAVHEPALTKQFVEKLRMEQVVDDIHHFTVAMLGDIPDGFDFSLPSQRIQEQLGMRIIHLDLTATFQRALELDDRVIAEILQSVRSRIAKLGELPQESVVKFAKMHHTLLGELRAHNAQAVAVRCWPEFFTQFGAAACSTLSILTEDGFMGACEADVLGALSMHVLSRLTASPAYLGDLVEIDEETGSVVFWHCGAGAPTLARSDTGAQAGVHPNRQIGFTMEFGLKPGEVTIFRIGETADGNVRVLVGKGRVLDVPQRFFGTSAKVRLDGTGEVLKRVQRVFETGMEPHYAMAYGDVVDQLSWLCDHLNIPVTYF